In a single window of the Acinetobacter sp. CS-2 genome:
- a CDS encoding tape measure protein: MSQESVLRITIDSREAKRNAEALNRELVSIERNGDFATKSMDSMSSSARQLAGYMAGIVTVGAAINKMDAYTGISNKLKLVTESQEELNQAMQDTFAIAQKSASSWGAVNDVYSKYMSNAKTLNLTQEQTARLTEITSKAVAISGSTTESAAGALFQYGQALDGNILRAEEYNSLVDGAGGLLNAMAKGLGVTRGELRQMMLDGKLTGEVITKALLKAGESVDELYNKTDVTIGQSLTVLSNEVTKFTGETGKASGAASILSSSIQVLASNFNDIAGIAMVGGVALLTKTILSQVVAIQGYIAKSLERRAAEQVVIQSQINLAALEVQRTRQVAALALTEVSLARQELNSAITRQERAAATMRLTQAEVALAIAQKQTTSATATQTAAENALNASRSRGAAILGLVGGPVGALTIGVTALAAGYMYFSNKAADANAKLEEQGKVANKTTQELLALDGAQKRAAKSDLEESFKAQNKELETLNSQFNAAVNDIRTYATQNNVAYESLDKIREISDKVRAGQISQADAIKEINKLYFVKPEQIKEVTNLNTKYDEQVVKTKKTSDALFVYGEKTTLAGNAAQNAATKVAGNTKELKNNETAARDASKAQKDYFDSLRNDVLTANERLAYMNLGYSKEVIDEINKLQEAKQKALGDGATAIVTTEEINKIAQAQKALDAVKDKEDEIAESKKKQNKEGEKKLKITQAELEVAKRSAALVESSGLGKYAESKGIPSSVIAGLLAQESGGIKGAKSDTGAIGYWQTTSAYRKQNNLSVADSYNLEKTGRVVIDNLAKVYEKTGNLAQAILSHNAGVAGAEQFIKTGKVSGSKIRNKEVSEYVGKVSRYSDIIAGGIGKGGLSDGDSDRAYEEQIRARLELVKQGLNLQDQYESEQAKRTKARNEEINLAQQTGQADLIPKIKERYAAQDEISRLQLDAELNSYRWTEDQKLQNTHDINIQRLTAEGQYSDKQKALVKQALDEQLAYELEAYKKLQEKKLIEFKVGLQNQTGELQRLAIEATAKNTMSSPRLATWQLQDDYSTSTGNAWDDYQNAQKEANTKGDNGQYVNDDKTRKEMLLEAERQYQSQLLAIKQKAAQDEAMLRQQQQAATLAGYGAMFGMVGSMLDAYGEKSSASYRIAFALQKAFVLSSALLNAKGAVMAAWNDPSNTTIWSKMAAAAATVIQTNDLMSAIQGVVLSGMAHDGIDNIPKEGTWLLDKGERVVDSRTNADLKGMIANQKNGGGDVHIQVTVTDSGVSTQSNQSDQKQLGQMIGNAVRAVIRREQRQGGLLSK; this comes from the coding sequence ATGAGTCAAGAATCTGTATTGCGAATTACCATTGATTCACGAGAAGCAAAGCGGAATGCCGAGGCTCTTAATAGAGAACTGGTTAGCATTGAAAGAAATGGTGATTTCGCCACTAAATCAATGGATTCAATGTCTAGTTCTGCTCGTCAACTTGCAGGATATATGGCTGGCATTGTGACGGTAGGTGCAGCCATTAATAAAATGGATGCTTATACAGGGATTAGCAACAAATTAAAGCTTGTCACTGAGTCTCAAGAAGAACTCAATCAAGCAATGCAAGATACTTTTGCTATTGCTCAAAAATCTGCATCTTCATGGGGTGCTGTAAATGATGTTTATTCGAAATACATGTCAAATGCAAAAACCTTAAATTTAACTCAAGAACAAACAGCACGATTAACTGAAATTACCTCTAAAGCTGTGGCAATCAGCGGATCAACCACAGAGTCAGCGGCAGGAGCTTTATTTCAGTACGGTCAAGCGCTTGATGGCAATATTTTACGCGCTGAAGAATATAACAGCTTGGTTGATGGTGCTGGTGGTTTGCTTAATGCAATGGCAAAAGGCTTAGGTGTTACTCGTGGTGAATTACGCCAAATGATGCTTGATGGGAAGCTGACTGGCGAGGTTATTACGAAGGCACTTTTGAAAGCTGGTGAAAGTGTTGATGAGTTGTATAACAAGACTGATGTCACTATTGGGCAGTCACTTACTGTACTTTCAAACGAAGTTACTAAATTTACAGGTGAGACCGGAAAGGCCTCTGGTGCAGCATCTATTTTATCTAGCAGCATTCAAGTGCTGGCAAGCAACTTTAATGATATTGCTGGCATTGCGATGGTTGGCGGTGTTGCATTACTCACAAAGACTATTCTTTCTCAAGTAGTTGCTATTCAAGGGTATATTGCAAAATCTTTAGAGCGTCGTGCAGCAGAGCAAGTAGTAATTCAGAGTCAAATCAACTTGGCCGCATTAGAAGTACAGCGGACACGCCAAGTGGCTGCATTAGCCTTAACTGAGGTTAGCTTAGCTCGACAAGAGTTAAATAGTGCAATTACACGCCAAGAGCGTGCAGCAGCAACCATGCGCTTAACTCAGGCTGAAGTCGCTTTAGCAATAGCCCAAAAGCAAACCACATCAGCAACAGCCACACAAACAGCAGCTGAAAATGCACTTAATGCCTCTCGTTCACGTGGTGCTGCAATTCTTGGATTGGTTGGTGGTCCAGTGGGTGCGCTTACAATTGGTGTAACAGCTCTTGCGGCTGGATATATGTATTTCAGCAATAAAGCAGCTGATGCGAATGCAAAGCTTGAAGAACAAGGTAAAGTTGCAAATAAAACAACCCAAGAATTGCTTGCTTTAGATGGCGCTCAAAAACGAGCAGCGAAAAGTGATTTAGAGGAGTCATTTAAAGCACAAAACAAGGAATTAGAAACTCTAAATTCTCAGTTTAATGCTGCTGTTAATGATATTCGTACATACGCAACCCAGAATAATGTTGCTTATGAGTCACTTGATAAAATACGAGAGATTAGCGACAAGGTTCGTGCTGGACAAATAAGTCAGGCTGATGCAATCAAGGAGATTAACAAACTCTACTTTGTTAAACCTGAGCAAATTAAGGAGGTAACAAACCTTAATACCAAGTATGACGAGCAGGTTGTAAAAACCAAGAAAACATCAGATGCGTTATTTGTTTATGGTGAAAAGACGACCCTAGCTGGTAATGCTGCACAAAATGCAGCAACTAAAGTAGCTGGAAATACAAAAGAGTTAAAAAACAATGAAACTGCTGCACGGGATGCTTCAAAGGCACAAAAAGATTACTTTGACAGCTTACGCAATGATGTTCTAACCGCAAATGAGCGTCTCGCATATATGAACTTGGGTTATTCCAAGGAAGTTATCGATGAGATTAATAAGCTTCAGGAGGCCAAGCAAAAAGCACTTGGCGATGGTGCGACTGCAATCGTTACCACCGAAGAGATTAATAAAATTGCTCAAGCTCAAAAAGCTCTTGATGCGGTTAAGGATAAAGAGGATGAGATAGCTGAATCAAAGAAAAAGCAAAACAAGGAAGGCGAGAAGAAGCTTAAAATCACACAAGCTGAATTGGAAGTAGCAAAACGCTCTGCTGCTTTGGTTGAATCGAGTGGTTTGGGAAAGTATGCAGAAAGTAAAGGCATACCATCAAGCGTGATTGCAGGCTTATTGGCTCAGGAATCTGGTGGAATTAAGGGGGCTAAAAGTGATACTGGCGCAATAGGTTATTGGCAAACAACTAGCGCATATAGAAAGCAAAATAACTTGTCAGTTGCTGATAGTTATAATCTTGAAAAAACTGGTCGAGTTGTAATTGATAATCTTGCCAAGGTTTATGAAAAAACAGGTAACTTGGCTCAGGCAATACTTTCCCATAATGCAGGGGTAGCGGGTGCAGAGCAGTTCATAAAAACAGGCAAGGTATCAGGAAGCAAGATAAGAAATAAAGAAGTATCAGAGTATGTTGGCAAGGTTTCACGTTATTCCGACATCATTGCTGGTGGTATCGGCAAAGGTGGCTTGTCTGATGGTGATAGTGATAGGGCTTATGAAGAGCAAATTAGAGCGCGATTAGAGTTGGTTAAGCAGGGTTTAAACCTGCAAGATCAATATGAAAGTGAGCAAGCGAAGCGAACTAAGGCTCGTAACGAAGAAATTAATCTAGCACAGCAAACAGGTCAGGCCGATCTAATTCCAAAAATCAAAGAGCGTTATGCAGCTCAGGATGAAATTTCTCGACTGCAATTGGATGCAGAACTTAATTCATATAGGTGGACTGAGGACCAGAAACTTCAGAATACACATGATATTAATATTCAGCGACTTACTGCGGAAGGGCAGTATTCCGATAAGCAAAAAGCTTTGGTTAAGCAGGCTTTGGATGAGCAGTTGGCTTATGAATTGGAGGCCTATAAAAAACTTCAAGAGAAAAAGCTTATTGAGTTCAAGGTAGGGCTGCAAAATCAGACAGGCGAGTTGCAAAGATTAGCAATAGAGGCAACGGCAAAAAATACAATGTCATCACCCAGACTTGCTACTTGGCAGCTACAGGATGATTACAGCACTTCAACTGGGAATGCTTGGGATGACTACCAAAACGCTCAAAAAGAGGCTAACACAAAAGGTGACAATGGGCAGTATGTAAATGACGATAAAACCCGTAAAGAAATGCTGCTTGAAGCGGAAAGACAATATCAGTCTCAATTGTTAGCAATTAAGCAAAAAGCAGCTCAAGATGAAGCCATGTTACGTCAGCAACAACAGGCTGCAACCTTAGCTGGTTATGGCGCTATGTTTGGGATGGTTGGTTCTATGCTTGATGCGTATGGAGAAAAGTCTTCAGCATCTTATAGAATTGCATTTGCATTGCAAAAAGCATTTGTATTATCGAGTGCTTTATTGAATGCGAAAGGCGCAGTCATGGCCGCATGGAATGACCCATCCAATACAACTATCTGGTCTAAAATGGCTGCTGCCGCAGCTACAGTTATCCAGACTAATGACCTAATGTCAGCCATTCAAGGCGTTGTGCTTTCAGGCATGGCTCACGACGGCATAGACAACATTCCAAAAGAAGGCACATGGCTTTTAGATAAAGGTGAGCGCGTTGTTGATAGTCGAACCAATGCTGATTTGAAGGGCATGATTGCTAATCAAAAGAATGGTGGGGGTGATGTTCACATACAAGTCACTGTCACTGATTCAGGCGTTTCTACCCAATCAAACCAGTCGGATCAGAAGCAACTTGGCCAGATGATTGGTAATGCAGTTCGAGCTGTGATTCGCAGAGAGCAACGCCAAGGAGGTCTGTTATCTAAATGA
- a CDS encoding Rha family transcriptional regulator codes for MNMMTTLNLRAMVSNENGEPKTTSYAVAEAFKKRHSDVLRAIKNMKCSQKFRERNFALCFENNKLQNGKPRKFYQMTKDGWMFLVMGFNGEKADAVKEQFIDAFNWMASQLTQIFQSKWARYNHIVGYRENRKQQVSCSARDMNVWKHEKHPLDDEIAQLESELQPSLPFAGGV; via the coding sequence ATGAATATGATGACAACATTAAATTTACGCGCCATGGTCTCAAATGAAAATGGTGAACCAAAGACAACCAGTTATGCAGTAGCAGAAGCATTCAAAAAAAGACACTCTGATGTGCTTCGAGCAATTAAAAATATGAAGTGCTCACAGAAATTCCGTGAACGCAATTTTGCGCTTTGCTTTGAAAACAACAAGTTACAGAACGGAAAGCCTAGAAAATTTTATCAAATGACTAAAGATGGGTGGATGTTTCTGGTGATGGGCTTTAATGGCGAGAAGGCTGATGCAGTAAAAGAGCAATTTATTGATGCCTTCAACTGGATGGCAAGCCAATTAACCCAAATCTTTCAATCTAAATGGGCTAGATATAATCATATTGTCGGTTATCGCGAAAATCGCAAACAGCAAGTTAGTTGCTCAGCCAGAGACATGAATGTGTGGAAACATGAAAAGCATCCGCTTGATGATGAGATAGCGCAATTAGAAAGTGAATTGCAGCCGTCATTGCCATTTGCTGGCGGGGTTTAA
- a CDS encoding Arc family DNA-binding protein, which translates to MARQDPQVNVRIPEKTLERFKEETQKERRTITAQMNMIIEEWLEARAKQNEAKA; encoded by the coding sequence ATGGCAAGACAAGACCCACAGGTAAATGTGCGTATACCTGAAAAAACTTTAGAGCGTTTTAAAGAGGAAACTCAAAAAGAACGCAGAACCATAACAGCTCAGATGAATATGATCATTGAAGAATGGTTGGAAGCAAGAGCGAAACAAAACGAAGCGAAAGCATGA
- a CDS encoding GIY-YIG nuclease family protein, whose product MSYLFLSCTKAEFIKAHGDRYDYSLVKYKGAFVHVDIICREHGIFKQTPHNHKGGNGCPDCANENKDTYSRGKYINLCKKYSDGKSSLYLIQMKGNGEVFYKIGITKETIKERFRKVKGYSVALVHVVQGDAGYIWDLEKRIHGLLKRYKYSPRIIFGGHTECFNKITKPVIGLLKQLEADTQIQLVA is encoded by the coding sequence ATGAGTTATCTTTTTTTGTCGTGTACAAAGGCTGAATTTATAAAAGCGCATGGTGATAGGTATGACTATTCGCTTGTCAAATATAAAGGGGCTTTTGTTCATGTAGATATTATTTGCAGAGAGCATGGTATTTTTAAACAAACCCCGCATAATCATAAGGGTGGAAACGGATGCCCTGATTGTGCAAATGAAAACAAAGATACCTATTCAAGAGGAAAGTACATAAATCTATGTAAAAAATACTCAGACGGGAAAAGCTCGTTATACCTAATTCAAATGAAAGGAAATGGTGAGGTTTTTTACAAAATAGGCATCACTAAAGAAACCATTAAAGAGCGATTTAGGAAAGTAAAAGGCTACTCGGTTGCGCTGGTTCATGTCGTGCAGGGTGATGCTGGCTACATTTGGGATTTGGAAAAAAGAATCCATGGTTTATTAAAAAGATACAAATACAGTCCAAGGATAATTTTTGGTGGACACACCGAGTGTTTTAACAAGATAACTAAACCTGTGATAGGGCTGTTAAAGCAGCTTGAAGCAGATACTCAAATTCAATTGGTGGCATAA
- a CDS encoding phage tail protein translates to MAKQTINQGTAPTGAGGDTFRTGSAKLQANDDEIYNYLGDGANLNKLGTAAFKNTGTQAGNVMEVGAFGLGGLSPFVTQPADVKQSGFFHTLNHDDMAYCAFLNIMHSGQDVYRWQLGAPMGDATLSKLKARIRTESGWSSEAKIWNQHNTTVDSNGFIKAASPIVKLFADKIELNDEAQQQEITFEKLGVGDYLVKGSSGFAQEGWYIETPKDANGNLLVAVVYEQLENGDISVKTYDYMLNNKGRIVDDTETPLDIPETRWIDLRLQELPQPEIEIPEPIAPPDFQPTGLAEAVATVMESYNDTEQ, encoded by the coding sequence ATGGCTAAGCAAACAATTAATCAAGGCACAGCACCAACTGGTGCTGGTGGTGATACTTTTAGAACTGGTTCCGCAAAACTACAGGCGAATGATGATGAGATTTATAACTATCTCGGCGATGGAGCCAATTTAAATAAATTGGGTACTGCTGCTTTTAAAAATACAGGCACTCAAGCGGGCAATGTGATGGAGGTTGGGGCGTTTGGGTTGGGTGGTTTATCGCCCTTTGTTACACAACCAGCCGATGTAAAACAGTCAGGCTTTTTTCATACACTTAATCACGATGATATGGCTTATTGTGCATTTTTAAATATCATGCACTCAGGACAAGATGTGTACAGGTGGCAACTGGGAGCGCCAATGGGTGATGCGACTTTATCCAAGTTGAAAGCACGTATTAGAACTGAGTCAGGCTGGTCATCTGAAGCAAAGATATGGAATCAGCATAATACAACTGTAGATTCAAACGGTTTTATCAAAGCAGCATCACCTATCGTTAAACTTTTTGCAGATAAAATTGAACTCAACGATGAAGCTCAACAGCAAGAAATTACGTTTGAAAAGCTAGGCGTGGGCGACTATTTAGTCAAAGGCTCAAGTGGCTTTGCGCAAGAAGGTTGGTACATTGAAACTCCGAAAGATGCTAATGGCAACCTGCTTGTCGCAGTGGTTTATGAGCAACTTGAGAATGGCGATATTAGTGTTAAGACGTATGACTATATGCTCAATAATAAAGGGCGCATTGTAGATGATACTGAAACGCCTTTAGATATCCCTGAAACACGTTGGATTGATTTGCGCTTGCAAGAGTTGCCACAACCTGAAATCGAAATCCCTGAACCAATTGCACCACCTGACTTTCAACCCACTGGTTTGGCTGAAGC
- a CDS encoding phage tail terminator-like protein: MSMSLSQAETEIYKKIGQFTGVEKANLRIENQLLNNGQPFKAPTNKPWCKVSIQYADSQMASIGDGPCIRDYGMISIQCFTPKSNGTLAMTALCDQWRELLQSFGVSHLEVYKVHAPQSMDDQDFYAKIIRAEFRVN; the protein is encoded by the coding sequence ATGAGCATGTCCTTATCTCAAGCTGAAACTGAAATTTATAAAAAAATTGGTCAATTCACCGGTGTGGAAAAAGCAAATCTGCGCATTGAAAATCAACTTTTAAATAATGGGCAACCATTTAAAGCACCAACAAACAAGCCGTGGTGTAAGGTTTCTATACAGTACGCTGACAGCCAAATGGCATCTATTGGTGATGGCCCGTGTATCCGTGATTACGGCATGATTTCAATTCAGTGCTTTACACCAAAGAGCAATGGAACACTTGCTATGACCGCATTGTGTGACCAGTGGCGCGAATTACTGCAATCATTCGGTGTATCTCATCTTGAAGTCTACAAAGTCCACGCACCACAAAGCATGGATGACCAAGATTTTTACGCAAAAATAATTAGAGCTGAGTTCCGAGTGAACTAG
- a CDS encoding KilA-N domain-containing protein translates to MSNLTQNFANPNNQPLVIGEFTIRQDEDGRYSLNDLHKASGDDKKHFPAYFLRNQQTKDLITVIESENYDVGNPASKNVNSANSHSSKNNHYENSHSAVKVINGGNSKGTYVVKELVYSYAMWISAKFHLMVIRAYDAMVMQTKVNSRQVITPEQKDTLQKIVDHKANGNDGLRPQIWTRHNRHFRINSYHELLAIHFEDAIKYLLEMEVKPKAEKQEVKALPYPQEVIQVAQQINNEFNGGKYDSWFVNARDGMLSVMPLPHGYYPFNVKEFTKHFDGVLNTLYGSDVLQIGRYMQRQG, encoded by the coding sequence ATGAGTAATTTAACACAAAACTTCGCAAACCCAAACAATCAACCGTTGGTAATTGGTGAATTTACTATTCGTCAGGATGAGGATGGTCGATACAGTCTCAATGATCTTCACAAGGCTAGCGGTGATGATAAAAAACATTTTCCTGCTTACTTTCTTCGTAACCAACAGACCAAAGATTTGATTACGGTTATTGAGAGTGAAAATTATGATGTCGGAAACCCGGCATCAAAAAATGTAAACTCTGCAAATTCGCATAGTTCAAAAAATAACCACTATGAGAATTCTCATAGTGCTGTGAAAGTAATCAATGGTGGTAATAGTAAAGGCACATACGTTGTCAAAGAGCTGGTCTACTCATACGCAATGTGGATTTCTGCAAAATTTCATTTGATGGTAATTCGCGCTTATGATGCGATGGTGATGCAAACCAAAGTTAATTCTCGCCAAGTAATTACACCTGAGCAGAAAGATACTTTGCAAAAAATTGTAGACCACAAGGCGAATGGCAATGATGGATTGCGTCCGCAGATATGGACACGACATAACCGCCATTTCAGAATTAACTCTTACCATGAGTTACTGGCAATACATTTCGAGGATGCGATCAAATATCTGCTTGAAATGGAAGTTAAGCCAAAAGCAGAAAAGCAGGAAGTGAAAGCTTTACCTTATCCGCAAGAAGTTATTCAAGTGGCACAGCAGATCAATAACGAATTCAACGGTGGTAAATACGACTCATGGTTTGTGAATGCACGGGATGGCATGCTATCTGTAATGCCTTTACCTCATGGCTACTATCCATTTAATGTGAAAGAATTTACCAAGCACTTTGATGGTGTGCTTAATACACTCTATGGAAGTGATGTGCTTCAGATTGGTCGATATATGCAGCGACAAGGTTAA
- a CDS encoding phage tail tube protein produces the protein MSSGAKQVTLYGVESAPGTIAANWKTLAFTSNSLDATAQTTESGSIKDSRIASGTLVTGIEAKGDIETEFAYGIQDDLLEAVAFNAWSNNVLTFGGTTRKTLSVIRGFKDIGNYQVFTGCHLNQWSLSIPESGIVTSKFSIMGMKRTAYQAMPTGVVTDAVDAIQFTSLSAGDILIDDQVKPGMCATQLELTIDNSMQVQKCLNYENNISAVLESVLKGTGNITIAWSSNTAELYEKQFLNETIGLQYSLKDSDGNKYTLLLPKLQLTAPLPSGSATDVLQTQFSFSIADTAPTLTRIPVVVGP, from the coding sequence ATGAGTTCGGGCGCTAAACAGGTAACGCTCTACGGTGTTGAGTCAGCACCAGGAACAATTGCTGCAAACTGGAAAACACTAGCCTTTACTTCAAATAGTTTAGATGCAACAGCACAAACAACTGAGTCAGGATCAATCAAAGATAGCCGCATTGCATCAGGAACATTAGTGACTGGTATTGAAGCAAAAGGAGATATTGAAACAGAATTTGCCTATGGCATTCAAGATGACCTACTTGAAGCGGTTGCCTTTAATGCGTGGAGCAATAACGTATTAACTTTTGGTGGAACAACTCGCAAAACATTGTCAGTGATTCGTGGATTTAAGGACATCGGGAACTATCAAGTATTTACGGGATGCCACTTAAATCAATGGTCACTATCAATTCCTGAAAGTGGCATTGTGACTTCAAAATTCTCAATCATGGGAATGAAGCGCACAGCATATCAAGCAATGCCTACTGGTGTGGTAACAGATGCTGTAGATGCGATTCAATTCACATCACTTTCTGCTGGTGACATCTTGATTGATGATCAAGTCAAACCTGGAATGTGTGCAACCCAACTAGAATTGACCATTGATAACTCGATGCAGGTTCAGAAATGCCTGAATTATGAAAATAATATCAGTGCAGTGCTTGAATCAGTCCTAAAGGGTACAGGCAATATCACAATTGCATGGTCAAGCAACACTGCTGAATTGTACGAAAAGCAATTCTTAAACGAAACGATCGGCCTGCAATACTCACTGAAAGACTCGGATGGGAATAAATACACCTTGCTCCTACCAAAACTGCAATTAACTGCACCATTACCAAGCGGTAGTGCTACGGATGTTCTGCAAACTCAATTCTCATTTAGTATTGCAGATACAGCACCAACCTTGACCCGCATCCCAGTAGTTGTCGGCCCTTAA
- a CDS encoding Arc family DNA-binding protein, whose product MARTDPQVNFRIPAELKDKLDNAAKENGRTLTAELILRLEMTFEQDDKMQDLLARVARLEDDVAALEDDQVNNDRRLNNLEGRY is encoded by the coding sequence ATGGCTCGTACAGATCCTCAAGTAAACTTTAGAATCCCTGCCGAACTTAAGGATAAATTGGATAATGCTGCCAAAGAAAATGGCCGCACACTCACTGCTGAGTTAATCCTTCGCTTAGAAATGACATTTGAGCAAGATGATAAGATGCAAGACCTTTTAGCTCGTGTTGCTAGGCTTGAAGATGATGTTGCTGCTCTGGAGGATGATCAGGTTAATAATGATCGTAGGCTTAATAACCTTGAGGGTAGATATTAA
- a CDS encoding phage tail protein: MSNQKFTWCNDLDGNSQTSSFKVLQSSFGDGYTQRTSVGINNRSGTWAYKKTGKKALIQEIKAFFDDHKGADSFLWDSPLDGEVRVVAGDYMPVCLGGEIWSISTTFTQDFKP, encoded by the coding sequence ATGAGCAATCAAAAATTCACATGGTGTAATGACCTAGATGGCAACTCTCAAACTTCAAGCTTTAAAGTCCTTCAGTCCAGTTTTGGCGATGGATATACACAGCGAACAAGCGTTGGGATTAACAACAGGTCAGGCACATGGGCATACAAAAAAACTGGCAAGAAGGCTTTGATACAAGAGATTAAGGCCTTTTTTGATGACCACAAGGGGGCGGATTCGTTTCTTTGGGATTCGCCTTTGGATGGAGAAGTTCGTGTGGTTGCGGGGGATTACATGCCCGTTTGCTTAGGCGGTGAAATATGGTCAATTTCCACAACCTTTACACAAGATTTCAAACCTTAA